From Mucilaginibacter rubeus, a single genomic window includes:
- a CDS encoding CRTAC1 family protein — protein sequence MIKKKITAALALLCGFTIIASCQNSSNEEMAQVLKQLYKRNNIISNPFNPEMKLAYCDSLLKTKRLAKSPEVLFSKAALLLKAGEEQQSVSIYSNLIENIDFMSTDEMLPEQAIAYMRLGERSNCMLNHTGSSCIFPIKDDGVHKLQTGSRKAIDVYKTLLKLHPDDYESRWLANIAYMTLGEYPQKVPKNILIPNLNVDSDTANQVKPFVDVAASLGLNIHGRAGGVIVDDFNNDGYLDIMTSGWDLSDPMHYFQNNQDGTFSDRTEAAGLTGITGGLNIQQTDYNNDGKLDIFVLRGAWLTRGFGNQPSSLLRNNGDGTFTDVTAISGLFMLHPTQTATWADFNNDGWLDVFVGNENSESMSYVDESTCQLYINNRNGTFTNITSAAHCGIKAYVKGVTSADYDHDGFVDVFISTMDGRKYLLKNKGKTEAGVDFEDVTAKSGLDQIKQRTFTTWFYDYNNDGWPDVMVANYNFEHTLGYYSAAAALGKAIPEAGNIYLYKNNHDGTFTNVTKEAGLDKVVYSMGANFGDIDNDGYLDMYFGTGNPDFKSLVPNKFFRNIGGKRFADITSSSRMGNLQKGHGVAFADLRNVGRQDIFAEMGGAYIGDSYTSSLYMNPGLSNNNWISLKLTGTKANNAAIGSSIKLTFIENGVKRSVYKDVNSGGSFGSSPLRQEIGIGQAKMIDEIEIKWAGSGAVQHFKNVEPNRFLNITEGEAQYKTTQLTKLMFRGKSMPVCMPMQMAAKTN from the coding sequence ATGATCAAGAAAAAAATCACCGCCGCGCTCGCGCTGCTATGCGGTTTCACCATAATAGCGTCTTGCCAAAACTCATCAAACGAAGAGATGGCGCAGGTGCTAAAGCAACTATATAAAAGGAATAACATCATCTCCAATCCGTTTAACCCGGAAATGAAATTAGCTTACTGCGATTCGCTGCTTAAGACTAAGCGGCTTGCCAAAAGCCCGGAGGTTTTATTTTCAAAGGCGGCCCTGCTGTTAAAAGCTGGCGAGGAGCAGCAATCGGTAAGCATTTACAGTAATCTTATAGAAAACATCGATTTTATGTCGACTGATGAAATGCTGCCCGAGCAGGCCATAGCTTACATGCGTTTGGGCGAGCGAAGCAATTGTATGCTTAATCATACCGGTTCGTCATGTATATTTCCTATTAAGGACGATGGTGTACACAAGCTCCAGACAGGATCAAGAAAAGCGATTGATGTTTACAAAACACTATTGAAACTTCATCCCGATGATTATGAATCACGATGGCTGGCCAATATAGCGTATATGACCCTGGGCGAATATCCACAGAAAGTACCTAAAAATATCCTGATCCCGAACCTGAACGTCGATTCGGATACCGCCAACCAGGTTAAGCCTTTTGTTGATGTAGCCGCCAGCCTGGGCCTTAACATTCATGGCCGCGCAGGTGGGGTAATTGTTGATGATTTTAACAATGATGGCTATCTGGATATCATGACATCGGGCTGGGACCTGTCAGATCCTATGCATTATTTTCAAAACAACCAGGATGGTACATTCAGCGACCGCACGGAAGCCGCCGGTTTAACCGGTATTACCGGCGGGCTTAACATTCAGCAAACCGATTATAATAACGATGGTAAACTGGATATTTTTGTTTTACGTGGTGCGTGGCTCACCAGGGGCTTCGGCAACCAGCCAAGCTCATTATTACGTAATAATGGCGATGGTACTTTTACCGATGTAACTGCTATAAGCGGTTTATTTATGCTTCACCCTACGCAAACAGCAACCTGGGCCGATTTTAATAATGATGGCTGGCTGGATGTGTTTGTAGGTAATGAAAACTCCGAATCAATGAGTTATGTTGATGAATCAACATGCCAGTTATATATCAATAACCGCAATGGTACATTCACTAATATAACTTCTGCTGCACATTGCGGTATCAAGGCCTATGTAAAAGGGGTAACATCTGCCGATTATGATCATGATGGCTTTGTGGATGTGTTTATTTCTACCATGGATGGGCGTAAATACCTGCTAAAAAACAAAGGCAAAACCGAAGCCGGGGTAGATTTTGAAGATGTAACGGCGAAATCAGGTCTCGATCAAATTAAACAACGCACCTTTACCACCTGGTTTTACGATTACAATAATGATGGCTGGCCCGATGTGATGGTGGCAAACTATAATTTTGAACACACTTTAGGGTATTACAGTGCCGCCGCGGCGCTGGGCAAAGCTATTCCCGAAGCCGGTAATATCTACCTGTACAAGAACAACCATGACGGCACATTTACTAACGTAACTAAAGAAGCCGGATTGGATAAAGTAGTTTACAGTATGGGGGCCAACTTTGGCGATATTGATAACGACGGTTACCTTGATATGTATTTTGGTACGGGCAATCCTGATTTTAAATCGTTGGTGCCTAATAAGTTTTTCAGAAACATTGGCGGCAAGAGGTTTGCTGATATTACCTCGTCATCACGCATGGGGAACTTACAAAAAGGACATGGCGTAGCATTTGCCGATTTGAGAAATGTTGGCCGCCAGGATATTTTTGCTGAAATGGGCGGCGCTTATATCGGCGATTCATACACCAGCTCATTGTATATGAACCCTGGGTTAAGCAACAATAACTGGATCAGCTTAAAACTAACCGGCACAAAAGCCAACAACGCGGCCATAGGGAGCAGCATTAAACTCACTTTTATCGAAAATGGCGTTAAGCGTTCTGTTTATAAAGATGTTAATTCGGGTGGAAGTTTTGGCTCATCGCCTTTGCGGCAGGAAATAGGCATTGGGCAGGCAAAAATGATTGATGAAATTGAAATAAAATGGGCAGGCAGCGGCGCCGTGCAGCACTTTAAAAATGTTGAACCTAACCGGTTCTTAAACATTACGGAAGGTGAGGCGCAATATAAAACCACCCAGCTAACTAAATTGATGTTTCGGGGTAAAAGCATGCCTGTTTGTATGCCTATGCAAATGGCTGCTAAAACAAATTGA
- a CDS encoding BamA/TamA family outer membrane protein, whose product MILFTGMAAHGIAQVQVPADSVKADSLRIKEKEVQPAKPTDTLYKQYDFGDLVRNILHPGRPADAPNKKSSGITIIPNVASNPTIGSQIGIKAVAGKKLGTDPNTLLSVAATSASITTKGIIYFYINHNIYTPGNKWNFQGNLVAAKTVSPDYGLGIGQASSGSEADQVLANPERKGRALHSQYYNIREKVYKEIDKGLFLGAGASFDIRRKIEDTKSTTDFTPYNIYSDRHGFARDHYAANGLLFNLQYTTRDNQNRAYRGIYVDAGFRVNQSWMGSSKNAVQFTTDFRKYFSLSETNPEHVVAFWNWGSYLISGNIPYLELPGTGKDPSFRSGRGYVVQYFKGTQYNYSEVEYRFPILRNKFISGVAFANLQTTNDESGTKIFQVWQPGYGGGLRVLFNKATRTNLCLDYAFGRYGSKGFFLGLNEAF is encoded by the coding sequence TTGATACTATTTACAGGTATGGCGGCACATGGTATTGCCCAGGTACAGGTACCTGCCGATTCGGTTAAGGCCGATTCTCTCCGCATTAAAGAAAAGGAGGTACAGCCGGCAAAACCTACCGATACCTTATACAAACAATATGACTTTGGCGACCTTGTGCGCAACATACTGCATCCCGGCCGACCGGCAGACGCGCCAAATAAAAAATCATCGGGCATTACTATTATTCCCAATGTAGCATCTAACCCTACTATCGGGTCGCAAATTGGCATTAAAGCTGTGGCCGGTAAAAAATTAGGGACCGATCCCAATACCTTGCTATCAGTAGCGGCTACTTCAGCCTCTATTACCACCAAAGGGATCATTTACTTTTATATCAATCACAACATATATACACCGGGTAATAAATGGAATTTTCAGGGCAATTTGGTTGCAGCCAAAACGGTATCGCCCGATTATGGTTTGGGAATTGGCCAGGCATCAAGCGGCAGCGAAGCCGATCAGGTGCTGGCCAATCCCGAGCGTAAAGGCCGGGCCCTGCATTCGCAATACTACAATATCAGGGAAAAGGTATATAAAGAAATTGACAAGGGGCTGTTCCTGGGTGCAGGCGCGTCTTTTGATATCAGGCGAAAAATTGAGGATACCAAATCAACCACCGATTTTACACCCTACAACATTTACAGCGACCGGCATGGCTTTGCCCGCGATCACTACGCTGCAAACGGCCTGCTTTTTAACCTGCAATACACCACCCGTGATAATCAAAACCGGGCATATCGTGGCATTTATGTAGATGCGGGCTTCCGCGTTAACCAAAGCTGGATGGGTAGCTCAAAAAACGCGGTACAATTTACTACCGATTTCAGGAAGTATTTCAGCCTGTCAGAAACAAACCCTGAGCATGTTGTAGCTTTCTGGAACTGGGGCTCATACCTCATTAGTGGCAATATCCCTTATCTGGAGTTGCCTGGTACAGGTAAAGATCCAAGTTTCAGGAGTGGCCGGGGCTATGTTGTACAATACTTTAAAGGCACGCAATACAACTACTCAGAAGTGGAATACCGTTTCCCGATACTGCGGAACAAGTTTATAAGCGGCGTGGCATTTGCCAACCTGCAAACCACCAATGATGAGTCGGGCACTAAAATATTTCAGGTGTGGCAGCCGGGCTATGGCGGCGGTTTGCGGGTATTATTTAACAAAGCTACCCGTACTAACCTTTGCCTTGATTATGCCTTTGGCAGGTATGGTTCAAAAGGGTTCTTTTTGGGCTTGAATGAGGCATTTTAA
- a CDS encoding M56 family metallopeptidase — protein sequence MIPYLLYVALLLAVCLLFYKLLLQRETFYRLNRYTLLCCLGFCFLIPLIHPPAQWSAQNAEKPISQPVVIQQVQEPPISEVGLEDGPTLKTTLTPEQPKPAQTITAKPTPSFTLSAAQVIKWLLILYWAGVAIFSLNLLVQIGSTLYQAFTNPFITDGRYRIVELNGNKVPCSFFNYIFINPAAYDWDTYSQILLHEKVHAKQLHSLDIMLAELCIIFQWFNPLAWLYRKEIENNLEYLTDTAVLNHADTDRAAYQLSLLKVSAPEFSLRIATNYNQSLLKKRIAMMNAKRSNLHILWKYFTLIPLFCLFICALNQPANSAQSTNSSASFIKPAANNASAYKNFDAEVEGYWFAARDGDNMNMDFKVTTKGHNWNYNSFNVPMKDLSSMPRKQKGDFTLTRDAGTILFNGKFDGDEGLGRFKLKPNKAYVDLLQKEGIEQIEIHELLDLLLTDVQKDYLEKLQKYGYTATKVHDLTAIRYFGGDENDMRFWRAQYKDITLSDLTRIKINKLDSSFVSEMRNAGYPNLTIEQLTSFKLQKITPDYIRSIASARKAGRKQGDTTSLLPPADELLSARNAKVDSAYIRGLISAGYNLTGSQLHSFKAFNITLQFIDSLKTMGYSNLSFANTIGLRGQNVTVDFIKQYRAIGFNDIPAEYLSSFKYYNITPEFIKSYQNMGYKDIKASELVLIKMRGITADYIKSFQSLGYNDIELADIISMKHENITPSFIKGFNDLGFKNVPVKDLILLKTSDVTPEYVSSMKQKGLNSKDLRKYINLKNSFN from the coding sequence ATGATACCCTATCTGCTGTATGTAGCCCTGCTGCTGGCGGTTTGTTTATTGTTTTACAAACTATTGCTGCAACGCGAAACGTTTTACCGTTTAAATAGGTACACGCTGCTATGTTGTTTAGGATTCTGCTTTCTGATCCCACTTATACACCCGCCTGCTCAATGGTCGGCACAAAACGCCGAAAAGCCCATTAGCCAGCCTGTTGTGATACAGCAAGTACAAGAACCTCCAATATCTGAAGTCGGGTTAGAAGACGGCCCAACACTGAAAACGACCTTAACTCCCGAACAACCTAAACCCGCACAAACCATCACCGCTAAACCCACGCCCTCATTTACCTTATCGGCAGCACAAGTTATCAAATGGCTGTTGATACTTTACTGGGCAGGCGTAGCTATATTCAGCTTAAATCTTTTGGTACAGATTGGCAGTACCTTATACCAGGCATTTACCAATCCATTTATTACTGACGGACGGTATCGCATTGTCGAACTCAACGGTAATAAGGTGCCTTGTTCCTTTTTCAATTATATCTTCATCAATCCGGCCGCGTACGATTGGGATACCTACAGCCAGATCCTGCTGCATGAAAAAGTTCATGCCAAGCAGCTGCATAGCCTGGATATCATGCTGGCCGAGCTTTGCATTATATTTCAATGGTTTAACCCGCTTGCCTGGTTGTACCGCAAGGAAATTGAGAACAACCTCGAATACCTTACAGACACGGCCGTTTTAAACCATGCGGATACGGACAGGGCTGCTTATCAGCTGAGTTTGCTTAAAGTATCCGCACCTGAGTTTTCCCTGCGGATAGCTACCAATTACAATCAATCGCTTCTGAAAAAACGTATTGCCATGATGAACGCCAAACGATCAAACCTGCATATTTTATGGAAGTATTTCACCTTGATCCCGCTGTTTTGCCTATTTATTTGCGCGCTTAATCAGCCTGCTAACAGCGCCCAGTCAACTAACAGTTCGGCATCTTTCATCAAACCAGCGGCCAATAATGCATCAGCATATAAAAACTTTGATGCCGAAGTGGAAGGTTATTGGTTTGCGGCCCGCGATGGTGACAATATGAATATGGATTTCAAAGTCACTACCAAAGGCCACAACTGGAACTATAATTCATTTAATGTTCCTATGAAAGACCTTTCGTCGATGCCCCGAAAACAAAAAGGTGATTTTACGCTAACCCGTGATGCGGGCACCATTCTGTTCAACGGTAAATTTGACGGAGATGAAGGTCTTGGCCGCTTTAAACTTAAGCCCAATAAAGCTTATGTAGACCTACTACAAAAAGAAGGAATCGAACAAATAGAAATCCATGAGCTCCTTGACCTGTTATTAACCGACGTACAGAAAGATTACCTTGAAAAACTTCAAAAGTATGGCTATACCGCCACAAAAGTTCATGATTTAACCGCGATACGATATTTTGGCGGCGATGAAAATGATATGAGGTTTTGGCGGGCGCAATACAAGGACATCACGCTAAGCGATCTCACCCGCATCAAAATAAATAAACTGGACAGCTCATTTGTATCTGAAATGCGTAATGCCGGATACCCGAACCTAACCATAGAGCAATTAACAAGCTTTAAACTACAAAAAATAACACCCGATTACATTCGCAGCATTGCAAGCGCCCGTAAAGCGGGACGAAAACAGGGCGATACAACCAGTTTACTTCCTCCGGCCGATGAGCTTTTATCGGCAAGGAACGCTAAGGTTGACAGCGCATACATTCGAGGTTTAATAAGCGCCGGGTATAACCTTACAGGTTCGCAACTTCATTCCTTTAAAGCATTCAATATAACGCTTCAGTTTATTGATAGCCTTAAAACAATGGGCTATAGCAATCTTTCGTTCGCAAATACGATAGGCCTGCGCGGTCAAAACGTTACTGTAGATTTCATAAAGCAATACAGAGCCATTGGCTTCAATGATATCCCGGCAGAATATCTATCAAGCTTTAAATATTACAATATCACTCCTGAGTTCATTAAAAGTTATCAAAACATGGGCTACAAGGATATTAAAGCCTCAGAACTGGTTCTTATCAAAATGCGGGGTATCACGGCTGATTATATTAAGAGCTTTCAAAGCCTGGGTTATAACGATATCGAACTGGCCGACATCATCAGCATGAAGCACGAAAATATTACACCCAGCTTTATCAAAGGATTTAATGACCTCGGGTTTAAGAATGTGCCGGTAAAGGATCTAATCCTGCTTAAAACGTCGGACGTTACCCCGGAGTATGTGAGCTCCATGAAACAGAAAGGCCTCAATTCAAAAGACCTGCGCAAATACATCAATCTTAAAAATTCATTCAATTAA
- a CDS encoding S41 family peptidase, translating into MKIHKLLLVAVLASTFTFNAVAQQHLSSSQAYDKAQQDRSDANDLWEKKDPTPAELDRSIRILKHTLVFLDSLPIKELANGNFYLKARAYDVYLDMAQSYTVAGKKDSAIMMLEKRFAEGGSSRAASYIGDFPLLNPIRQEPGYLAIVEKMKKQSSFWQNEAFKTAYKDNLTDAEKVAGLSLLWSQAKYNFVNFDHAGIDWNQTYIDYIPKVTATKTTAEYYKVLISFYAQLKDGHTNVYVPNALTGQFYSRPPFRTELVEGRVFVTQVFSDSLFKTDIQPGLEILKIDGEPVIDYAEKNIKPYQSSSTPQDMQVREFSYALLAGAKDNPINIEFKTAKGKIISKTIARTGYHDVKGLKTLDYKTINSIGYLTINNFEDGSIGKQFDSLYTAEISKTKGLIIDVRYNGGGSSGIGYDIISKLTDKPFKSSASKNISLISMPGAEPSWIDNGFGTWNANGKIFYDKPVMVLIGPRTFSAAEDFTVAFDYMKRGKLIGMPTGGSTGQPVSFNLPGGGQARVCGKHDTYPDGKEFVGVGINPDITVKPTIKDVLNGIDAAKDKALQLLK; encoded by the coding sequence ATGAAAATTCACAAATTACTGCTGGTCGCCGTATTGGCTTCTACTTTCACATTTAACGCTGTAGCCCAACAGCATTTATCATCTTCGCAGGCCTACGACAAAGCCCAGCAAGACCGCTCAGATGCCAATGACCTCTGGGAAAAAAAAGATCCTACACCCGCCGAACTCGACCGAAGCATCCGCATTTTAAAGCATACGCTTGTATTTCTGGACAGTCTGCCGATAAAGGAGCTGGCCAATGGCAATTTCTACTTAAAAGCCCGTGCTTATGACGTTTACCTGGATATGGCCCAGTCATATACGGTAGCCGGTAAAAAAGATTCGGCGATAATGATGCTCGAGAAAAGGTTTGCCGAGGGAGGCTCAAGTCGCGCCGCCAGTTATATAGGCGACTTTCCTTTATTGAACCCAATCCGCCAGGAGCCGGGGTACCTGGCTATTGTGGAGAAAATGAAAAAGCAATCGTCATTCTGGCAAAACGAGGCTTTTAAAACAGCTTATAAAGATAATCTGACCGATGCGGAAAAGGTCGCGGGCCTATCGCTCCTGTGGTCACAAGCCAAGTATAACTTTGTAAATTTTGATCATGCAGGTATCGACTGGAACCAAACATACATTGATTATATCCCTAAAGTAACCGCTACCAAAACCACTGCCGAATACTATAAAGTGTTGATCTCTTTTTATGCGCAATTAAAAGACGGGCATACCAACGTATATGTTCCGAACGCTTTAACCGGCCAGTTTTATTCCCGCCCACCCTTCCGTACCGAATTAGTTGAAGGCCGGGTATTTGTAACCCAGGTTTTTAGCGACAGTCTTTTCAAAACAGACATACAACCCGGATTGGAAATATTAAAAATAGATGGAGAACCGGTAATAGACTACGCCGAGAAAAATATAAAACCATATCAAAGCAGTTCAACCCCGCAGGATATGCAGGTGCGTGAATTTAGTTATGCCCTGTTAGCCGGCGCTAAAGATAACCCTATCAATATTGAGTTTAAAACGGCTAAAGGCAAGATCATCAGCAAAACCATAGCCCGTACGGGTTACCATGATGTAAAGGGCCTAAAAACACTGGATTATAAAACCATCAACAGCATTGGCTACCTCACCATTAATAATTTTGAAGATGGTAGTATCGGCAAACAGTTTGATTCACTTTATACCGCAGAGATATCCAAAACTAAAGGTTTGATTATCGATGTAAGGTATAATGGCGGAGGCAGCAGCGGCATAGGATATGATATTATCAGTAAGCTAACCGATAAGCCTTTCAAAAGTTCCGCGTCAAAAAACATATCACTAATATCGATGCCGGGAGCGGAACCATCATGGATTGACAACGGCTTTGGTACCTGGAATGCCAACGGAAAAATATTTTATGATAAACCGGTAATGGTATTGATAGGCCCCCGCACGTTTTCAGCAGCCGAAGATTTTACCGTAGCATTTGACTATATGAAGCGAGGTAAGCTAATAGGCATGCCTACGGGTGGCAGTACAGGGCAACCGGTGTCATTTAACTTGCCGGGTGGCGGGCAGGCAAGGGTTTGCGGCAAACATGATACCTATCCCGATGGGAAAGAATTTGTTGGTGTTGGCATTAATCCCGATATCACCGTAAAACCAACCATCAAAGACGTTTTAAATGGCATTGACGCCGCCAAAGACAAAGCTTTACAATTGTTGAAATAA
- a CDS encoding BlaI/MecI/CopY family transcriptional regulator, with amino-acid sequence MQKLAKREEQIMQAVWTLEKAVIKDIIQELPEPKPHYNSVATMVKILEEKGFLAHDTIGNIYQYYPAISKEEYQKHAMKDIVSQYFDNSYPRMLAFFAKEEKITEDELNDIITIIKSNKK; translated from the coding sequence ATGCAAAAATTAGCCAAACGCGAAGAGCAGATCATGCAGGCCGTATGGACCCTGGAAAAAGCAGTGATCAAAGACATTATACAGGAACTTCCCGAACCTAAACCTCATTACAACTCGGTGGCAACCATGGTCAAGATCCTTGAGGAAAAAGGATTTCTTGCCCATGATACCATTGGTAATATTTACCAGTATTACCCGGCCATATCAAAAGAGGAATATCAGAAACATGCCATGAAAGACATCGTGAGCCAGTATTTTGATAATTCCTATCCACGGATGCTGGCTTTTTTCGCCAAAGAAGAAAAGATCACCGAAGATGAACTGAATGATATTATAACCATCATCAAATCCAACAAAAAATGA